A stretch of the Erinaceus europaeus chromosome 1, mEriEur2.1, whole genome shotgun sequence genome encodes the following:
- the LOC103111526 gene encoding glutathione S-transferase theta-3-like, protein MGLELYLDLLSQPCRAVYIFAKKNCIPFELRTVELLKCEHHSDAFVQVNPLRKVPALKDGDFTLAESVAILLYLSRKYQTPDHWYPQDLQARARVDEYLAWQHTALRSSCTRVMWQKLIIPVFLGEPVPPELLASTLVELDRCLQLLEDKFLKDQAFLAGPQVSVADLVAITELMHPVSAGCQVFKSRPKLATWRQRVETEVGENLFKEAHTHIMKIKDLPPADTAIKEKLKPLLQVFLH, encoded by the exons ATGGGTCTGGAGCTCTACCTGGACTTGCTGTCCCAGCCCTGCCGCGCCGTCTACATCTTCGCCAAGAAGAACTGTATCCCGTTCGAGCTGCGCACAGTGGAGCTGCTCAAAT GTGAACACCACAGTGATGCTTTTGTCCAGGTGAACCCTCTGAGGAAGGTTCCAGCCTTAAAGGATGGAGACTTTACTTTGGCTGAGAG TGTGGCTATCCTGCTGTACCTCAGCCGCAAGTATCAGACCCCTGACCACTGGTACCCCCAGGACCTGCAGGCCCGTGCCCGTGTGGATGAATATCTGGCTTGGCAGCACACGGCTCTGAGGAGTAGCTGCACGAGGGTCATGTGGCAGAAG CTGATAATCCCTGTGTTCCTGGGTGAACCTGTGCCCCCTGAGTTGTTGGCGTCTACTCTGGTTGAACTGGACAGATGCCTACAGCTGCTTGAGGACAAATTCCTGAAGGACCAGGCCTTCCTTGCTGGGCCCCAAGTCTCAGTGGCTGACTTGGTAGCTATCACAGAGCTGATGCAT CCAGTCAGTGCTGGATGCCAAGTCTTCAAAAGCCGACCCAAGCTGGCCACATGGCGCCAGCGTGTGGAGACTGAAGTGGGGGAGAACCTCTTCAAGGAAGCCCATACACACATCATGAAGATCAAGGACCTGCCTCCAGCAGACACTGCCATAAAGGAGAAACTGAAGCCTCTACTGCAGGTGTTTTTACATTGA